Proteins found in one Magnetofaba australis IT-1 genomic segment:
- a CDS encoding DNA topoisomerase III → MILYLCEKPSQGRDIGRVLGATARREGYVEGSGVRVTWCIGHLLEMTEPDRYKPEWKQWRLDTLPMTPDVWKLELTKRGGKQFKVIKELLKGASEVVLATDADREGETIGREVLERCRYRGKVSRLWLSALDDASIRKALSALRPGQQTEPLYQAGLGRARADWLVGMNLTRAYTIIGRQGGYDGVLSVGRVQTPTLKLVVDRDRQIENFKPVDYFDVTALHRVASGAFNAKWIPQKQHADDEGRCLDRAVAESVIQKVQGQVGKVTKAETKRVKEPPPLPLELSTLQQEASRRWSMSAKKTLEVAQSLYEKRKAVTYPRTDCRFLPTEQFKDASKVLQAMAASDPSITSLVQNANPKLRSKAWNDKKITAHHAIIPTAAKVKIESLSREESLLYDLIRRHYLAQFFPPFEYDATIIDTLVCEEAFRATGRVEKAPGWKQALGQPQKEAKSTDNEDLQSLPSVQVGEDVRIEKAELTAKQTKPPNRYTEGTLIQAMKSVGKLVEDPRLRKILRETSGIGTEATRASIIETLLKRQLLANEGKKHLISSPAARALVDALPHSVTDPATTAVWEQTLDDIANGSSSLDEFLGKSELWLNKLIGNVKKRQEMGINPFHNLPELAIATRSRRLSSRRAAGAGARRGSRKANAAMVDPSRACTQCGSAMVRRKSKHGEFWGCSAYPKCRHTMPIA, encoded by the coding sequence TTGATCCTCTACCTGTGCGAAAAGCCCTCACAGGGGCGTGATATCGGGCGCGTTCTCGGCGCCACCGCGCGTCGTGAAGGATACGTCGAAGGCTCTGGCGTGCGCGTGACGTGGTGCATTGGCCATCTTCTAGAAATGACAGAGCCCGACCGCTACAAACCGGAATGGAAGCAGTGGCGACTCGATACGCTCCCCATGACGCCTGATGTCTGGAAGCTGGAGCTCACCAAGCGCGGCGGCAAGCAGTTCAAGGTCATCAAGGAGTTGCTGAAGGGAGCTTCGGAGGTGGTGCTAGCCACTGACGCCGACCGTGAGGGTGAAACCATTGGTCGCGAGGTGCTGGAGCGCTGTCGCTATCGTGGAAAGGTCTCCAGGCTGTGGCTTTCGGCTCTGGATGACGCCAGCATCCGCAAGGCGCTCTCCGCCCTCCGGCCAGGGCAACAGACAGAGCCGCTGTATCAGGCAGGCTTGGGGCGAGCGCGCGCCGATTGGTTGGTCGGTATGAATCTAACCCGCGCCTACACCATTATTGGCCGTCAGGGGGGATATGACGGCGTGCTGAGCGTGGGAAGGGTCCAGACACCTACATTGAAGCTCGTGGTGGATCGTGACCGGCAGATCGAGAATTTCAAGCCGGTGGACTACTTTGACGTCACCGCGCTGCACCGAGTCGCCAGCGGCGCGTTCAACGCGAAATGGATTCCACAAAAGCAGCATGCCGACGATGAAGGCCGTTGTCTGGATCGTGCTGTCGCCGAATCCGTCATTCAGAAGGTCCAGGGCCAGGTCGGGAAGGTCACCAAGGCAGAGACCAAGCGGGTTAAGGAACCCCCTCCTCTACCGCTTGAACTCTCCACACTCCAGCAGGAGGCCTCACGCCGTTGGAGCATGAGCGCCAAGAAGACACTGGAGGTCGCGCAGTCCCTGTACGAAAAGCGCAAGGCCGTCACCTACCCGCGCACCGATTGTCGCTTTCTGCCTACGGAGCAATTCAAGGATGCATCCAAAGTGCTACAGGCCATGGCGGCAAGCGACCCGTCAATTACGTCTTTGGTCCAAAACGCCAACCCCAAATTGCGCTCCAAAGCTTGGAACGACAAAAAGATCACCGCTCACCACGCCATCATCCCCACGGCCGCCAAGGTTAAGATTGAGAGCCTGAGCCGCGAGGAGTCGCTGCTCTACGATCTGATCCGGCGCCACTATCTGGCCCAGTTCTTCCCACCCTTTGAATACGACGCCACCATCATTGACACCTTGGTTTGTGAAGAAGCATTCCGCGCCACGGGACGGGTGGAGAAAGCGCCCGGCTGGAAACAGGCTCTGGGGCAACCGCAAAAAGAGGCGAAATCCACCGACAACGAGGACTTGCAGTCGCTGCCGTCTGTTCAGGTTGGTGAGGATGTTCGAATTGAGAAGGCGGAGTTGACCGCCAAGCAGACCAAGCCACCCAATCGCTACACAGAGGGCACGCTGATCCAGGCGATGAAATCGGTGGGCAAACTGGTTGAGGATCCGCGTTTACGCAAGATCCTGCGGGAGACCTCCGGCATCGGCACTGAAGCGACCCGGGCATCCATCATTGAGACGCTGCTTAAACGCCAGTTGCTCGCCAATGAGGGGAAGAAACACCTCATCAGTTCGCCAGCTGCTCGCGCATTGGTAGACGCCCTGCCCCACAGCGTGACGGATCCGGCCACCACGGCGGTGTGGGAGCAGACGCTTGATGACATCGCCAACGGCAGCAGCTCCTTAGACGAGTTTCTGGGGAAGTCCGAACTCTGGCTCAACAAACTGATCGGCAATGTCAAAAAACGCCAGGAGATGGGGATCAATCCCTTTCACAATCTGCCCGAGTTGGCGATCGCCACCAGATCCCGGCGTCTGTCGTCACGCCGGGCCGCTGGCGCGGGCGCGCGCAGAGGGTCGCGCAAGGCGAATGCTGCTATGGTGGACCCTTCGCGCGCTTGCACGCAGTGCGGTAGCGCCATGGTGCGCCGAAAGAGCAAACATGGCGAATTCTGGGGATGCTCTGCATATCCCAAATGCCGCCACACCATGCCCATTGCTTGA
- a CDS encoding helix-turn-helix domain-containing protein has protein sequence MKRNQQTVDNPKLITPQEAARILGVEATTLGNWRHTKRYALPYVKVGRKVMYRTADVEKFIESRYVTH, from the coding sequence ATGAAACGCAATCAACAAACCGTGGACAACCCTAAATTGATCACGCCTCAAGAGGCGGCAAGGATCCTGGGGGTAGAGGCCACGACCCTGGGTAACTGGCGACACACCAAACGCTACGCACTACCTTATGTGAAGGTGGGGCGGAAGGTGATGTACCGCACGGCCGACGTGGAGAAGTTTATCGAATCGCGCTATGTGACGCACTGA
- a CDS encoding DUF3102 domain-containing protein, which translates to MSAVTPFNYDSLIEPMIEIAKPAAERIRLRMRRTAEDIIAIGQDLQRVKDAIPHGSFGPWIQAEFEMTESSALRFMRVAERFGTKSVNLTDLKPSVLYFLAAPSTPEEVIEKAVEKSSAGDSVSNADVKKWKEEIRELKQQSRKKQEDFKAEVATLKLDLKNRSNRNAELTRELQDVRRECNDLRNQASAQTARAEVVIDAEPVTVHEHAPMLPRETLFTLLGELESAIKPIHAMLHVADLQPIHDRLRKTLAIVEVAMSSADNNLMQRSQ; encoded by the coding sequence ATGAGCGCTGTCACCCCCTTCAACTACGACAGCTTGATCGAACCGATGATCGAGATCGCCAAACCAGCTGCGGAGCGGATCCGCTTGCGCATGCGCCGAACGGCGGAGGACATCATCGCCATTGGCCAGGATTTACAGCGTGTGAAGGATGCGATCCCTCACGGGAGCTTTGGCCCCTGGATCCAGGCTGAGTTTGAGATGACGGAAAGCAGCGCCCTTCGTTTCATGCGGGTTGCTGAGCGGTTTGGAACCAAATCCGTCAATTTGACGGATTTGAAACCCTCAGTTCTCTACTTCCTCGCGGCCCCCTCAACGCCAGAGGAGGTCATCGAGAAAGCGGTTGAGAAGTCGAGTGCAGGCGATTCGGTTTCCAATGCGGATGTGAAGAAGTGGAAAGAGGAGATCCGTGAACTCAAACAGCAGAGCCGGAAAAAGCAGGAAGATTTCAAAGCCGAAGTCGCCACCTTGAAGCTCGATCTGAAAAACCGGTCAAACCGCAACGCGGAGTTGACCCGTGAACTCCAGGATGTGCGCCGCGAGTGCAACGACCTGCGCAATCAAGCCAGTGCGCAAACCGCCCGCGCTGAGGTGGTGATTGATGCGGAGCCGGTCACTGTGCATGAGCATGCGCCGATGCTGCCCAGGGAAACTCTGTTCACCCTGCTTGGCGAATTGGAGAGCGCCATCAAACCCATACACGCGATGCTCCACGTCGCGGACCTTCAACCCATACACGACCGTCTGCGTAAAACGCTCGCCATCGTCGAAGTGGCGATGAGCAGCGCCGACAACAACCTGATGCAACGGAGTCAGTGA
- a CDS encoding Arc family DNA-binding protein → MSSTITRRRDYPSDQERYTLSFPTGMKEQIKRAARAQNRSMNAEIVHRLQLSLEQCAPRCHVAGEQPFDMEGK, encoded by the coding sequence ATGAGCAGCACGATAACGCGCCGAAGGGATTATCCCAGCGATCAGGAGCGCTACACGCTCTCATTCCCTACTGGCATGAAAGAGCAGATCAAACGCGCGGCGCGCGCGCAGAACCGCAGTATGAACGCGGAGATCGTGCATCGGCTTCAGCTGAGTCTAGAGCAATGCGCGCCACGCTGTCATGTGGCGGGTGAACAACCTTTTGACATGGAAGGGAAGTGA
- a CDS encoding ATP-binding protein: MSGLPIISADARMAEPRSDKGVIFGKSGIGKTSLLHTVGAATTLFFDLEAGDLAVEGWPGDTIRPRTWDECRDFAVFIGGPNPALRDDQYYSQAHYDAVVQKFGDPSLLAKYRTIFVDSITVAGRLCFQWCKGQPQAFSEKSGKPDIRGAYGLHGQEMIAWITHLQHTRGKNVWFVGILDEKTDDFSRRYFAPQIEGAKTGLELPGIVDQVITMTEIRPEEGPSYRAFICHTLNPWGYPAKDRSGRLEMIEEPHLGRLMEKIHQPVKPAAERLSFERPEKVTEAAPAAGAPDSLQQQ, from the coding sequence ATGAGCGGCTTACCCATTATCAGCGCCGATGCGCGCATGGCGGAGCCGAGGAGCGACAAGGGCGTGATCTTCGGCAAATCCGGTATCGGCAAGACCTCGTTGCTCCACACCGTCGGTGCGGCCACCACCCTGTTCTTTGATCTGGAGGCTGGCGATCTGGCGGTGGAGGGATGGCCCGGAGACACCATCCGGCCCCGCACCTGGGACGAATGTCGAGATTTCGCGGTGTTCATCGGCGGCCCCAATCCGGCGCTGCGCGATGACCAGTACTACAGCCAAGCGCACTACGATGCGGTGGTGCAGAAGTTCGGCGATCCCAGTTTGCTCGCCAAGTACCGCACCATCTTCGTCGACAGCATTACCGTGGCCGGGCGTCTCTGCTTTCAGTGGTGCAAAGGTCAGCCACAGGCATTTTCGGAGAAGAGCGGCAAACCCGACATTCGCGGCGCCTACGGTCTGCACGGTCAGGAGATGATCGCCTGGATTACCCATCTGCAGCACACCCGGGGCAAGAATGTCTGGTTTGTCGGCATCCTTGATGAGAAGACCGACGACTTCAGCCGTCGCTACTTTGCCCCACAGATCGAGGGGGCCAAAACCGGGCTGGAGCTTCCCGGCATCGTCGACCAGGTGATCACCATGACGGAGATCCGCCCGGAGGAGGGACCGTCCTATCGCGCCTTCATCTGCCACACGCTCAATCCCTGGGGGTATCCCGCCAAGGATCGCAGCGGACGACTCGAAATGATCGAGGAGCCCCATCTGGGTCGCCTCATGGAAAAAATTCACCAGCCGGTGAAACCGGCGGCGGAAAGGCTGAGCTTCGAACGCCCTGAGAAAGTGACCGAAGCCGCCCCCGCCGCCGGGGCCCCCGATAGCCTGCAACAGCAATAA
- a CDS encoding DEAD/DEAH box helicase: MLLRPRQQQFVERSVTALHEHGNTIAVASTGFGKTIALSAVVGRMLKDTDHQACVLAHRDELTRQNVLKFAKVNPGISTSVVDARGKSWRGRATFAMVPTLARQKNLDSMPGLDLLVIDEAHHAAAASYRRIIDTALERNSACRIYGVTATPNRGDKKGLRPIFSNVADQVRLGELIQAGNLVKPRTFVIDVGAQEALKSVRKTVDDFDMLEVDRIMNKAPVTEAVIKHWKENAGNRKTVVFCSTVDHARNVTDAFNAADVEAVLIHGELPSAERKATLARFEKGSAQVVVNVAVLTEGYDFPPISCVVLLRPSSYKSTMIQMVGRGLRTIDPNEHPGVLKTDCIVLDFGISSILHGSLEQDVNLDGKEIQGQAPTKECPECQAIVPLAVRECPLCGYYWEPQLDAGEGPEAITDFIMSEVDLLKRSSFRWVDLFGDDAALMANGFTAWSGIFFLNGNWHAVGGAKGQPVRLLSIGERTVCLAAADDWLNENETDESAHKTKSWLSQPPTDKQLKYLPPQMQMDMGLTRYQASALLTFRFNKTAIRTLILEADRRSLAEAA; this comes from the coding sequence ATGTTGCTCAGACCTCGTCAACAACAGTTCGTGGAGCGGTCAGTGACCGCTCTCCACGAGCATGGCAACACCATTGCGGTTGCCAGTACCGGATTTGGCAAGACGATAGCGCTTTCCGCAGTGGTAGGCCGGATGCTGAAGGACACTGACCATCAGGCCTGTGTTCTGGCGCATCGGGATGAACTCACCCGTCAGAACGTGCTGAAGTTCGCCAAAGTCAATCCGGGCATCTCCACCTCCGTGGTGGATGCCCGAGGCAAGTCGTGGCGTGGACGCGCCACCTTTGCCATGGTTCCGACCCTGGCGCGGCAGAAGAACCTGGATTCGATGCCGGGTCTGGATCTGCTGGTGATCGATGAAGCGCATCATGCGGCGGCGGCCAGCTATCGGCGCATCATCGATACCGCCTTGGAGCGCAATTCGGCGTGCCGCATTTACGGTGTTACTGCGACGCCAAATCGTGGGGATAAAAAGGGCCTGCGCCCCATCTTCTCCAATGTTGCCGATCAGGTCCGCCTGGGAGAGCTGATCCAGGCGGGCAATCTGGTCAAACCCCGCACCTTCGTCATCGATGTCGGCGCACAGGAGGCGCTCAAGAGCGTCCGCAAGACGGTGGACGACTTCGACATGTTGGAGGTGGATCGCATTATGAACAAGGCCCCGGTGACCGAGGCCGTGATCAAGCACTGGAAGGAGAACGCCGGAAATCGCAAGACGGTGGTGTTCTGCTCCACCGTGGATCATGCGCGGAATGTCACCGACGCCTTCAACGCCGCTGATGTGGAGGCGGTGTTGATTCACGGAGAGCTTCCCTCGGCCGAGCGAAAGGCGACCTTGGCCCGCTTTGAAAAGGGCTCCGCTCAGGTGGTGGTCAACGTGGCGGTGCTCACCGAGGGGTATGACTTTCCGCCCATCTCCTGCGTCGTGTTGCTGCGCCCCAGCTCCTACAAATCGACCATGATCCAGATGGTGGGGCGTGGTCTACGCACCATTGACCCCAACGAGCACCCGGGGGTGCTCAAGACCGACTGCATCGTGTTGGATTTCGGCATCTCCTCCATCCTGCATGGCTCCCTGGAGCAGGACGTCAATCTCGATGGCAAGGAGATCCAGGGGCAAGCGCCCACCAAGGAGTGCCCGGAGTGTCAGGCCATTGTGCCGCTGGCGGTCCGAGAGTGTCCGTTGTGCGGCTACTACTGGGAGCCACAGCTGGATGCTGGAGAGGGTCCGGAGGCGATTACCGACTTCATCATGTCGGAGGTGGACCTGCTCAAACGCTCCAGTTTCCGCTGGGTGGATCTGTTCGGCGATGACGCTGCGCTGATGGCCAATGGCTTTACCGCCTGGAGCGGGATCTTCTTCCTCAACGGCAACTGGCACGCCGTCGGCGGAGCCAAAGGGCAGCCGGTGCGGCTGCTCTCTATCGGCGAGCGCACGGTGTGCTTGGCAGCTGCCGATGATTGGCTCAATGAAAACGAGACCGACGAATCGGCGCACAAGACCAAATCCTGGCTGAGTCAGCCGCCTACGGACAAGCAGCTCAAATACCTGCCGCCGCAAATGCAGATGGATATGGGGCTGACGCGGTATCAGGCGTCGGCGTTGCTGACCTTCCGCTTTAACAAGACCGCCATTCGGACGCTGATTCTGGAGGCGGATCGACGCTCATTGGCAGAGGCGGCGTGA
- a CDS encoding DUF6511 domain-containing protein, with protein MFGKILKQHPGHVLIWLLGSVRATPADFILEATDMVDATELEKTAMAATLPMLGEYVGNIGMHRPLADYSKQEVMTLVEVVITAYQEFMANARPHSKEIPF; from the coding sequence GTGTTTGGGAAAATTCTGAAACAGCATCCCGGGCATGTCCTGATCTGGCTGCTTGGCTCGGTCAGGGCAACGCCTGCGGATTTCATACTGGAGGCGACAGACATGGTGGACGCCACCGAATTGGAGAAAACGGCTATGGCCGCCACGCTGCCCATGCTGGGCGAATACGTGGGCAACATTGGCATGCATCGACCTTTGGCGGACTACAGCAAACAGGAGGTGATGACGTTGGTGGAGGTGGTGATCACCGCCTACCAGGAATTCATGGCCAATGCGCGGCCGCACAGTAAAGAGATTCCGTTCTGA
- a CDS encoding ORF6N domain-containing protein encodes MERKMESQMVEIGATSLPVIEYRGTRVITLAMVDLAHQRPAGTASRNFKSNRNRFVEGEDFHRIDFAQKDEFRPMALEIPPRGMILLSETGYLMLVKSFTDDLAWQVQRALVNRYFQLPPPKSKAHELLRSVQLLVEHEERVQRLESAQLEQQRVLDQIAQRQDDMDGDTGYMTALAFCRREGIPAPLSFAKRLGSKASDMCRKLSIRMGQVPDERWGSVNSYPVEILRECRQSMLGG; translated from the coding sequence ATGGAAAGAAAAATGGAAAGCCAAATGGTCGAGATTGGCGCGACATCTCTGCCAGTGATCGAATATCGAGGCACGCGCGTCATCACCCTCGCCATGGTGGATCTGGCGCACCAGCGTCCGGCTGGAACGGCATCGCGGAACTTCAAAAGCAACCGAAATCGGTTTGTCGAAGGCGAAGACTTCCATCGCATTGATTTTGCGCAAAAAGACGAATTTCGTCCGATGGCGTTGGAGATCCCGCCGCGAGGCATGATCCTGCTTTCAGAGACCGGCTACCTGATGTTGGTGAAATCCTTCACCGACGATCTGGCCTGGCAGGTCCAACGCGCGCTGGTCAATCGCTACTTCCAACTGCCGCCGCCGAAATCAAAGGCGCATGAGCTGCTGCGCTCGGTGCAACTACTGGTGGAGCACGAAGAGCGTGTTCAACGCCTTGAATCGGCACAGTTGGAGCAGCAACGCGTGCTTGATCAGATTGCCCAGCGCCAGGATGACATGGATGGAGATACCGGCTACATGACCGCTCTGGCCTTCTGTCGTCGGGAGGGCATCCCGGCTCCGCTCTCTTTTGCCAAACGGCTGGGAAGCAAGGCCTCGGACATGTGTCGCAAACTCTCAATCCGTATGGGGCAAGTCCCGGATGAGCGGTGGGGCTCGGTCAATAGCTACCCCGTGGAGATTTTGCGGGAGTGCCGTCAATCCATGCTGGGGGGGTGA
- a CDS encoding AAA family ATPase produces the protein MIGSHPYLDFNDAGPQSELPGITDRGQEKEEIKTRLLGRVEEALRYLMPAGKVRHGQFHIGDVAGAPGESMKVELSGEKAGVWYDHAEGKGGDILDLWARSRGIDPVTRFGDVMNEVRAWLGDPMRVTTSSAPSQRREPPMDDLGPHTGKWDYFDADGKLLVCVYRYDPPNRRKQFRPLDVRTGKWQAPTIQRPLYNLPGIAQADEVVLVEGEKTAQALIDIGITATTSMHGSNAPVEKTDWSPLRGKRLIIWPDRDKPGWEYGQSASKAMKAAGAKSIAILIPPAEKPEKWDAADAVAEGMDIQTFLRDAPRAAPNGPRRRIRLSDWTFDRYQGPAPERKWLIDGVLPLGVPGMVAAIGGAGKSMLLMDLCAKVAQVESGSPMPMEALGGPLVSVAGTAVMFTAEDDADEVHRRLAGLVGALPDPSRLIVVPLPNAGGAIPLVAMGREGPVLTDAYEEMRAELLEIPDLRLVVIDPLQSFAGGDVNSDPAAGAMFFARLGRIAAETGATTLVAHHFRKVGMKPIHTAAEAREAIRGTTALVDGGRWSYALWEADSDEAEKVCEKLNERYIREKVFKGAVVKSNWPTDKSIRTYVRDASTGLLGEKTMELAMGGKDFGDLLQILEQTIEKAAANGQPFTKTGGNGLHERRSELPAELLGVSRNKIVSMVDALLTTGRLVLCMAEGSTIKKWLDVPQGEFALGVGQFQLGSVLNEGE, from the coding sequence ATGATTGGCTCGCATCCATACCTGGACTTCAACGATGCCGGACCGCAGTCGGAGCTGCCCGGCATCACCGATCGAGGTCAGGAGAAGGAGGAGATCAAAACTCGGCTGTTGGGCCGAGTTGAAGAGGCGCTGCGCTATCTCATGCCTGCTGGGAAGGTTCGTCACGGCCAATTCCATATAGGCGATGTGGCGGGTGCCCCTGGCGAGAGCATGAAGGTGGAGCTCTCCGGCGAGAAAGCGGGCGTCTGGTATGACCATGCCGAAGGCAAAGGCGGCGACATTCTGGATCTGTGGGCGCGCTCGCGAGGAATCGATCCTGTTACCCGGTTTGGCGATGTAATGAACGAGGTGCGCGCCTGGCTGGGCGATCCGATGCGCGTCACCACCTCTTCCGCGCCATCCCAGCGCCGCGAGCCGCCCATGGATGATCTGGGCCCGCACACCGGCAAGTGGGACTACTTCGACGCCGATGGCAAGTTGCTGGTGTGCGTCTACCGCTACGATCCGCCAAACCGGCGTAAGCAGTTCCGGCCTTTGGATGTACGCACGGGCAAGTGGCAGGCCCCGACAATCCAGCGCCCTCTCTACAACCTGCCCGGCATCGCCCAGGCGGATGAGGTGGTGTTGGTTGAGGGAGAAAAAACGGCACAGGCGCTCATCGATATCGGCATTACGGCCACCACCTCCATGCACGGCTCCAACGCGCCGGTTGAGAAAACCGACTGGTCACCACTACGCGGCAAACGCCTCATCATCTGGCCGGATCGAGACAAGCCCGGCTGGGAGTATGGGCAGTCGGCGTCGAAGGCGATGAAAGCCGCTGGCGCAAAGTCCATCGCGATTCTGATTCCGCCTGCGGAGAAGCCAGAGAAATGGGACGCCGCCGACGCGGTGGCCGAGGGAATGGACATCCAGACATTCCTCCGAGATGCGCCGCGCGCTGCTCCTAATGGGCCAAGACGCCGTATTCGTCTGAGCGATTGGACCTTTGATCGCTACCAGGGCCCAGCGCCAGAACGGAAGTGGCTGATTGATGGTGTGTTGCCTCTTGGCGTTCCAGGCATGGTCGCCGCCATCGGCGGCGCGGGTAAGAGCATGCTGCTCATGGATTTGTGCGCCAAGGTGGCCCAGGTCGAGTCGGGCTCGCCGATGCCTATGGAGGCGCTAGGCGGTCCCCTGGTGTCAGTGGCGGGTACGGCGGTGATGTTCACCGCTGAGGATGACGCCGATGAGGTGCACCGTCGTCTGGCCGGTTTGGTCGGCGCCCTGCCAGACCCAAGCCGTTTGATCGTAGTGCCACTGCCCAACGCGGGCGGCGCCATTCCGCTGGTCGCCATGGGCCGCGAAGGTCCTGTGCTCACCGATGCCTATGAGGAGATGCGCGCCGAACTATTGGAGATCCCGGATCTGCGCCTGGTGGTGATTGATCCGCTACAGAGCTTTGCGGGAGGCGACGTCAACAGCGACCCGGCCGCCGGAGCCATGTTCTTTGCCAGGCTTGGCCGCATAGCCGCCGAAACCGGCGCGACGACGTTGGTTGCGCACCACTTCCGTAAAGTCGGCATGAAGCCCATTCACACCGCCGCAGAGGCGCGCGAGGCGATACGCGGCACCACGGCTCTCGTTGATGGTGGGCGCTGGTCCTACGCGCTGTGGGAGGCGGACTCGGATGAGGCGGAGAAGGTCTGTGAAAAACTCAACGAACGCTATATCCGCGAGAAGGTTTTCAAGGGCGCTGTAGTCAAGAGCAACTGGCCAACGGACAAGAGTATACGGACCTATGTCCGTGATGCTTCAACAGGCTTGCTGGGTGAAAAGACCATGGAGCTTGCCATGGGCGGGAAGGACTTTGGCGATTTACTGCAGATTCTGGAGCAAACCATAGAGAAGGCGGCTGCCAATGGTCAGCCATTCACAAAAACAGGGGGCAATGGGCTTCATGAGCGTCGTTCAGAGCTGCCTGCTGAGCTTTTGGGCGTTTCGCGAAACAAGATCGTCTCAATGGTCGATGCGTTATTGACCACAGGGCGCTTGGTCTTGTGCATGGCCGAAGGCAGCACCATCAAAAAGTGGCTGGATGTTCCACAGGGGGAATTCGCTCTCGGAGTTGGCCAATTCCAACTAGGATCCGTCCTAAATGAAGGGGAGTAA
- a CDS encoding DUF6362 family protein: MSDREHWTPKQVIDRLEEAAKTLRRLPETGPMGLRASWPEVLHDYWDAYGWSKAKTRLGPPSPDAIDRMDECFEWLRWLEPDAAKLVWARACRVNWKIICAKRGEHRSTAWRYWSVAILKIATKLEDPSWRRSAA, from the coding sequence ATGTCTGATCGTGAACACTGGACGCCTAAGCAGGTGATCGACAGACTGGAAGAAGCGGCCAAAACGCTTCGGCGTTTGCCAGAAACCGGTCCCATGGGCTTACGCGCCTCTTGGCCAGAGGTGCTGCATGACTACTGGGACGCCTATGGCTGGAGCAAGGCCAAGACCCGGCTTGGACCGCCGTCTCCAGACGCCATTGATCGCATGGACGAATGCTTCGAGTGGCTGAGGTGGCTGGAGCCTGACGCCGCCAAACTGGTGTGGGCGCGCGCCTGTCGGGTGAATTGGAAGATCATCTGCGCTAAGCGCGGAGAGCACCGCTCGACGGCGTGGCGGTATTGGAGCGTAGCGATTCTGAAAATCGCGACGAAACTGGAAGATCCCTCGTGGCGGCGGTCCGCCGCGTAG
- a CDS encoding endonuclease, producing the protein MLAPSLAISAQDVTIPHHIKSFSQAKRLLPKVYKGHRETFYCGCGYDKHKNVRPGQCGYEPRKNAKRGGRIEWEHIVPAHAFGHTRPCWREKLCETKKGKLYKGRRCCAKIDPVFEAMESDLHNLVPAVGELNGDRSNRSFGMVAGEPRVYGACDFEIDWDTDRVEPRPEVQGDVARAYFYMNATYGLPISKKQRRLFQVWMSQDPVDDWERERNRRIEKIQGNANPFVK; encoded by the coding sequence ATGCTGGCGCCGTCACTCGCGATCTCTGCGCAGGACGTGACTATTCCTCACCACATCAAGTCGTTCAGCCAAGCCAAACGGCTCCTTCCCAAGGTCTACAAAGGCCATCGCGAGACATTCTACTGCGGGTGCGGTTACGACAAGCACAAGAACGTGAGGCCAGGCCAATGCGGTTATGAGCCCCGCAAGAACGCAAAGCGCGGAGGTCGGATTGAATGGGAGCATATCGTTCCCGCCCACGCTTTCGGGCACACTCGTCCCTGCTGGCGGGAGAAACTCTGCGAGACCAAGAAAGGAAAGCTCTACAAGGGCCGTCGTTGCTGCGCCAAGATTGATCCTGTGTTTGAAGCGATGGAGTCAGACCTTCACAATCTCGTTCCCGCTGTGGGCGAACTCAACGGTGATCGCAGCAATCGCAGCTTCGGAATGGTCGCCGGTGAACCCCGCGTTTATGGCGCCTGTGACTTTGAAATCGACTGGGACACCGACCGCGTTGAGCCGCGCCCTGAAGTCCAAGGAGATGTGGCTCGAGCGTATTTCTACATGAACGCCACCTACGGGCTGCCAATCAGCAAAAAGCAGCGTCGGCTGTTTCAGGTCTGGATGTCGCAAGACCCTGTTGACGATTGGGAGCGTGAACGCAATCGTCGGATTGAGAAAATTCAGGGCAACGCCAACCCGTTTGTGAAGTAA
- a CDS encoding D-Ala-D-Ala carboxypeptidase family metallohydrolase — protein sequence MSDTPWLHFTNAELTCHCGCGRMEMDVGFMAMLEDLRIAFGKPLPVTSGYRCPEHNAAISVTGLNGPHASGAAVDVLVSGQDAYDLIALAKAAGMTGVGIKQHGSHHTRFIHLDALPRATNQPRPTIWSYPK from the coding sequence ATGTCCGACACTCCTTGGCTCCACTTCACCAACGCCGAGTTGACCTGCCACTGCGGTTGCGGCCGTATGGAGATGGATGTCGGTTTCATGGCGATGCTTGAGGACCTGCGCATCGCCTTCGGCAAACCGCTGCCGGTCACCTCCGGCTATCGCTGCCCAGAGCATAACGCCGCCATTTCCGTCACCGGGCTCAACGGTCCGCATGCGTCTGGCGCGGCGGTAGATGTGTTGGTGAGCGGCCAAGACGCCTACGACCTCATCGCCTTGGCCAAGGCGGCGGGTATGACCGGCGTTGGAATCAAACAACACGGCTCGCATCACACCCGCTTCATCCACCTCGACGCGCTGCCCCGCGCAACCAACCAACCGCGCCCGACCATCTGGAGCTACCCGAAATGA